The following proteins come from a genomic window of Bos mutus isolate GX-2022 chromosome 23, NWIPB_WYAK_1.1, whole genome shotgun sequence:
- the RPL7L1 gene encoding ribosomal protein uL30-like, with the protein MSSSCSVGKMAEEEPRRKIPLVPENLLKKRKAYQALKATQAKQALLQRKEQRKGKQVKFKRLEWFVHDSWRQLRDRVRLRRLTVKPHGLEVPDKHSLAFVVRIERINGVSSLVQRTIARLRLNKIFSGVFVKVTPETIKTLRIVEPYVTWGFPNLKSVRELILKRGQAKVKNKVIPLTDNTVIEEHLGKFDVICLEDLIHEIAFPGKNFLEISRFLRPFQLSVARHATKNRVGFLKEVGSPGYRGERINELIRQLN; encoded by the exons ATGAGTAGTAGCTGCAGCGTTGGAAAAATGGCGGAGGAAGA GCCAAGAAGAAAGATCCCTTTGGTTCCAGAGAATCTCTTGAAAAAGAGGAAGGCGTATCAGGCCCTCAAAGCCACCCAGGCAAAACAGGCGCTTTTGCAAAGGAAGGAG cagaggaaaggaaaacaagtCAAGTTTAAGCGACTAGAATGGTTTGTACATGATTCCTGGCGGCAGCTACGGGACAGAGTGCGACTCAGACGGCTAACAGTGAAACCTCATGGCTTGGAAGTGCCAGACAAACATTCCTTGGCCTTTGTTGTCCGCATTGAAAG GATTAATGGGGTGAGTTCACTGGTGCAAAGGACCATTGCCAGACTTCGCCTGAATAAGATTTTCAGTGGTGTCTTTGTGAAGGTGACCCCTGAAACCATAAAGACGCTTCGTATCGTGGAACCTTATGTGACCTGGGG ATTTCCAAATCTGAAGTCTGTTCGGGAACTCATCTTGAAACGTGGACAAGCGAAGGTCAAGAACAAGGTCATCCCTCTGACAGACAACACAGTTATTGAGGAACACCTGG GGAAGTTTGATGTCATTTGCTTGGAAGACCTCATTCATGAAATTGCCTTCCCGGGGAAGAATTTCCTGGAGATCTCAAGGTTCCTACGCCCTTTCCAACTCTCAGTGGCCCGTCACGCTACCAAGAATAGAGTGGGCTTCCTCAAGGAAGTGGGCTCACCAGGCTATCGAGGTGAACGCATCAATGAGCTCATCCGGCAGCTGAACTAA